From the Methanoculleus caldifontis genome, the window GGAGCGGGCTCTCACGGCGGATCGGCGCCGGCTCCTTTCTGCCGTAAAGATGCGGGGGATTGAGAGAATTCCGATGGGAATCGGTTAGTTTTTCTTCCCCCGCTCCCCACGCCTATCCGTGGTACCGATGGGCGGAGGCGGGCACAATATACTCTCAAAGGTTGCGTTCCTGATCATCGTGGCGGCCTGCCTCGTCTCGGTCGGCTACTCCGGCGGGACGGAGACGCCCCCCGACAGCGTCGGCCGGGTCGCGGAGCCGCTTGCGGGAACGGCATGGGATCTCGTCGCGTTCCGTGCCGATAACGGCTCCGTCGCCACGCCCCTCTCCGGGGCCGAACCGCTCATCATCTTCGGCGACAGCGGCACGCTCTCGGGCTCCGCAGGATGTAACCTCTACTCGGCCACCTACCGGATCAACGGCTCCGGCATCAAAGTGGAGCCCGTCGCCGTCACGGCGGCATACCCCGCAAAGGCGCAGGCACTCATGCAGCAGGAGAGCCGCTACCATGAGCTCCTCGTCGCGGCGGCCTCCTACCGGGTCGAAGGCGACCGGCTGATCTTCTACGGACCGTCAGGGAGGGAACTGCTGATCTTTGCCCGGTCAGGAGAGCCGGCGAGCGTGCCGCTCCTCGGGACGGAGTGGCAACTCGCCCGCTACAGCACGACCGGCAGCACCGTCGCCTCGCCGGTCCCCGGCACCGGCGTCAACCTGACGTTCGACCCCGACGGCACGCTCTCCGGGTCTGCGGGGTGCAACGCCTACTCGGCTCCCTACCTGGTCAACGAGACGGGGATCGCCGTCGAGCGGATCGTCGCGACGAAAGCCTCCGCCACCGAGCCCGCGGGGATCATGGAGCAGGAGGCCGCCTACCTCGCCCTGCTCCGGACGGCCGCGGGCTACCGGATCGTCGGCGACACCCTGGCGGTCATCGACGGTAACGGCCGGGCGATCCTCTTCTTCAAAGCGGAAGGGTGAGCGTCGACTCCGCCGGAATCCGGCGGGGGGTCTCTCCGGGACGCAGGGTAGCAGATCTCGCACCTGACGGTGCTCGAATTCCTTCCCTCCGGGGGAGTCGTTCTACGCACCTTCGTGTGAGGTGAAGATGCGGGCAGGGTGATACAGCCTCTCGCGTTGGACGCGAAGCCGTGAAGGACGATGCTCCTATGGAGCGGAGTTGGAGCACCGTCAGGTGCGGAGGAGCATTGCACACCCATTTACCGAACTTCGCGCTCTTCGCGGCTTCGCGCGAGCTAACGGGAACAGATAGCAATAGGGCCTCACGCGAAGAGCGCGAAGCCGCGAAGGGAGTCACCCTCATCGCTCGACCAGGCTTCGCGTCCCTCGCACCTGAACGGTGCTCGAGCTCCTATCCTACGGATAGTCGCACTTCGCGCCTTCGCGTGAGTTTTGGCGCAGGGAGGTTCTATAGATAAAAATCCGTTACGCCGTCGGATACGACTGCCCGGCTTCCTCGCCCGCCGCCGGGAAGGAGTAATGCAGCTGGGCAAAGATCCACGCGTGTCCCGTCCCCCGGAGCACCGCCGTCATCCGCCCGTCCATGGTCCGCGGAACGCCGTCGACGACGAAACGGTAGGTCATATCGGCCATCACCCAGGCGATCGTCCCCTCGGCACCGATATGAATCCCGGAGAGTTCGAGCGCGACCTCCTCGGCCTGCGCGAAGTCGCGTTCGAGGTGCCGGCGGTACTCCTCCTTCCCGATCACCTTCTCGTCGATGCCGGTCCCGAGACCGCGGAACTCAGGGTCGGTGAAAGCCAGGATGGCGTCGACGTCTTTCTTTCCCGTGGCCTCCGTCAGGCGCCGGAGCATCTCCATGATCTGGTTCTGTGTCTGTTCGCTGACTCGCATGAGGAGTTATCTTGCAGGAAGGGAGATATGCGTTTCCAGCGGGTGGACCGCCTCCCGGCCGGGCCGGCCTACAGGAACCTCTTCTGCAACGGGTTTCGCGGGTTTCACCCTGCGTACCGGAAGATTGAACTTCGGCGTTTTCCTATGAGAGATACGGGGCAGCCGGGGTGCCCGGCACGGGATCGCCGTTACAGGGCGGAGGACCGTCCGGCAGACGGAACCGGGGCTGCCGTATGGAGGAATCAGGATGAAGTTTGTATGTCCCCTGATCGTCGTTCGCGAGATCGGGGTCTCAAGAGCCTTCTATGAGACGGTGCTCGGCCAGAAAGTTCTCTACGACCTCGGCGAGAACGTCTTCTTCGAGGGCGGGTTTGCGATCCATCTCCGGTCACATTTTTCCGGCCTCATTGGCGTCGATGAGAGCGAGATCGTGGAGGGACCGAAGAACGCCGAACTCTACTTCGAGGAGGACGATCTCGACGCCTTTCTCGAGCGGCCTGAATCTGTCGATCTCGACTACGTACACGAGCTCCGGGAGCAGCCCTGGGAGCAGCGGGTCGTCAGGTTCTACGACCCCGACCAGCACATCGTCGAGGTCGGGGAACCCATGGAGAGCGTGGCAAAGAGGCTCCTCGCAAGCGGGCTCTCCGTCGAAGAGGTCGCCGGACGCACACTGATGCCGGTGGAGTTCGTCGGAGAGCTCGCTCCGGTCCATAAATCGAACCGGTGAAACCCCCTGAAAGGAGAGCCCCGTCCGGTACATTCCGGGCGGGCTTTCCGGGCCTTACGAACCACTCCCGGAGTACCGGCCGCAACCCCCCAAAGATAGCCTTATGATGGAACAGCATGATCCGGCATCGTGGTGAACCACCATGAAGTGCTACAGTTGCGGTGCGGAGATCAACGAGAAGAAGACGAGATGCCCAAAATGCGGGGCGAAAGTTGAAGCGGGGAGCGGAAGACCGCAGGAAGCCGCAGTTGCCGGGAGGCGGCGGTGAAGGCTCCGATTACGCCTTCCCCGGCTCTCCCTTATCCTTCCTGCTCCTTTTTTGCCCGTGGCGACGTGCGCCACCAGTAATAGACCTCGTAGACCAGCAGCGCAAACAGCACCGCGCAGGCCCCGAAGAAGAAGCCCATCACGAGATCGTGGACCGGCGGGGCGCCTGCGGTCTCGAAGGCAACCGACCGGAGTGTTGAGAACTCCTCGCCGTTCCCGCCGGCAAACTTCGGGTCGACAGACGAATCTCCGGGGCCCGTCGGCATGCCCTGGAGCCCGGAGAGCACCAGCGGAAGGAACGTCAGAAGGCTCAGGCTCGCGAAGATGAGGATGCCAAAAAGCGTCGCGTACTTCTGGAGGACCGACCGGAGATCGCTCACCGGCGGTGCGATGATCAGGACCTGGTTTGCCAGGGCGTAGACCTTCACCTCGCGCCCTTTCTCGCTCCAGCGGGTCTCCGCCACCTCGATGAGCCCGGCATCGAGGAGGTTGTCGATGTGGTAAGAGGCGGTGGTGATGGGGATCTTCATCAGCCGGGCGATCTCAGACGAGGTCAGCGGCCCTCCGCCGAAGGCCTGGATGACCGCGTTCGCCGTCTGGCTCGCCATTGCCCGGGCGATCTTCTGTGCCCGCTCATCGCCCGGCTGGATTACTACGACATCGTCAACCATGGAGTGCTTCGAGAATCTTGCTCCGCCCGTGCTCGAGCGCCTGGCCGAGCCGGGATGCATCCGCTCCCGCGCCCTGCGCGAGGCCCTGCTTGCCGCCGCCTTTCCCGCCGAGGACGCCGCAGACCTCGCTCACGATCTCTGCGGCGTTCACCGCCGGGTTGCCCGACGTCGCCACCACCTTCACGTTCCCGTCCCCTGATGCAAGGAGCGCCACGCCGCCTTCGTTCGCGATGGTGGTCGCAAGCGCGACGAGTTCCTTCTGGGCCGCATCCACCTGCCGGACGACGACCCGGATCCCGTCCACGACCTCGCCGTCGAGGTTCTGCATCTCAAGCTCCACCACTTTCTTCTGGAGGCGCTCTATCTCCTTCTTCTGGTCCTTCCACTCACCGAAGAACCGCGTCACCGCCGCCGGCAGGTTGTCGGGCTGGACGCTCACGACCTCGGCGGAGGTCCGCAGGAGGTCTTCCATGCCCTGCATCGCGCGCACGGCGGCGACGCCGGCCGCAAAGACCAGCCGCTCGACGCCGTCCTGGATGTGCTCGAGGCCGAGGATCTTGACCGGCCCGATCTCCCCGGTCGACCGGACGTGCGTTCCCGCGCATGCCTGGACGTCGCTTCCCACCTGGACCGTCCGGATATCCCGGCCCGGCGGGACGCCGCCTTGGTAGAGGCCGAACCCGTACTTCTGCTCGGCCTTCGTCCGCTCCTCGATCTTGATGCAGACCTGGGAATCGGCCATGACCAGCCGGTTCGCCTCGACCTCGATCCGCTTCAGTTCGTCGGTCGTGATATGCTTGTAGTGCCGGATGTCCAGGCGGGACGCCTCGCTTCCCTTCTGGGCGCCGGCCTGGTGAACGTGGGCGCCGAGCACCACTTTCGAGGCGTGCAGGAGGACGTGGGTCGCCGTGTGGTGGCGCATCATCGAGAGCCGGCGCTCCTCGTCCACCATGCCCTTCACCCGGTCGCCGCGCCTCAGCGGGCCGCCGGTGACGCGGTGGAGGATCACCTCGCCGATCTTCGTCGCCTCCTCCACCCGCACCATGTGATTGGCCGCAACCAGGGTCCCGGTATCGGACGGCTGGCCGCCTCCCTCGGGGTAGAAGAGCGTCTGGTCCAGCACCGCCATCCCGTCGAAGTAGTCGAGCACCATCGCCTCGAACTCGATCTCGCACGGCAGTTCGTAGTAGAGTTTCTTCGTCGGGGGGAGGGTCTTTGCCCGTTCCCGGTAGGGAGCGAGCGGGTCCTGTCCCTCCGCCTCCTTCTGCGCCTCGGAGTGGACATCGGCGATCAGCGAGTAGAAGTTGTCGGGGATCTCCACCACGGCGCCCTCGGCGGCGGCGACGTCCTTGATCATCTCCGGCGGGATGCCGTGAGAGTCGTAGAGGGTGATGACCTCGTCGAGCGGGACGCTGGCGCTCTTCGCCTTGTAGTTCCGGGCGATCTTCTGGACGATCCGGGTCCCGCGCTCGAGCGTGCTCGCGTAGCGGACCTTCTCGTTCTCCACGATCTCCCTGACCACGCCCGCGTCCTGCCCGAAGTTCGCGATCCCCACGGCCTGCATCTGGGCTTCTACCAGGTCGCCGAGATCCTCGTCCATCGAGAGATCGTTCATCATCCTGAGCGTCCGGCGCAGCACGAGCCGGGCAAGATAGCCCTCGCGGACGTTCGAGGGGACGATGCAGTCGCCGAGCATGTAGGCGAGGCAGCGGGTGTGGTCCGCGATCGCGTAGACCTTCTCGATCGGGACGACGATCCGCTCGAGCCTATCGACGGGGACGTCGATCGACTCGGCGACCTTCCTCCGCAAGTTGTGGAGGTTCGTCCCGGAGATGTCCATCACGCCGGCGCACCGGGCGCTGAGGCCCATGATCTTCGTGAACTCCGGGTTGTCGAGGAGGTCCTCGAGGTGGGCCGACCGCATCAGCCGGCTCACCATCTTCGGGAAGACCGCGTCGTAGATCGTCGGGGAACCTTTCGAGGCCCAGACGAACCGCTCGAGACCGTAGCCGGTATCGACGATGTTCAGCCGCATCGGGTAGTAAGGTACCCCGTTGACGTCGACGGGCGGCTTATCGGTCTTCTGGCGGCCGAGGTTCATGAAGACCAGCGTCGCGACCTCAAGGCCGCCGATGAGCACCTCGACAGAGGCTCCGGCGTTCCCGCCGCCGTACCAGGGGTGCTCCTTGTAGGTGACCCGCGAGAGGTCGCCCCCGATCGACGCGATGAACTCGTCGCAGAGGGAGACCGTCTCGTTCTTCCAGTAGATCTGCTCTTCGGGGGTGTTGAAGGCGTGGTGAGCCATCATCTCAAAGAGCGTCAGGTGACGCCCGGATCTGCCGACGGAGTCGAGGTCGTTCAAGCGGATGCAGGGCTGGGAGATGGTCAGCGGGTTTGCCGGCGGGGGAACGACCCCGCTCGTGACGAAGGGCTGGAAGTCGGCGATGGACGCGATCGTAAGATAGATGTCGTCCCTCCATCTGGCGGCCACGGGGTATCGTGCGAGGCGTGTATGACCGTGCCGCTCAAAGAACGAGAGGAACGCCTCCCGCATCTCA encodes:
- a CDS encoding ArsR/SmtB family transcription factor, whose product is MVDDVVVIQPGDERAQKIARAMASQTANAVIQAFGGGPLTSSEIARLMKIPITTASYHIDNLLDAGLIEVAETRWSEKGREVKVYALANQVLIIAPPVSDLRSVLQKYATLFGILIFASLSLLTFLPLVLSGLQGMPTGPGDSSVDPKFAGGNGEEFSTLRSVAFETAGAPPVHDLVMGFFFGACAVLFALLVYEVYYWWRTSPRAKKEQEG
- the alaS gene encoding alanine--tRNA ligase; its protein translation is MLEEEYTLDYFRSQGFERKVCKSCGAAFWTRDPEQELCGDAPCVTYNFIGNPVFKPHTVDEMREAFLSFFERHGHTRLARYPVAARWRDDIYLTIASIADFQPFVTSGVVPPPANPLTISQPCIRLNDLDSVGRSGRHLTLFEMMAHHAFNTPEEQIYWKNETVSLCDEFIASIGGDLSRVTYKEHPWYGGGNAGASVEVLIGGLEVATLVFMNLGRQKTDKPPVDVNGVPYYPMRLNIVDTGYGLERFVWASKGSPTIYDAVFPKMVSRLMRSAHLEDLLDNPEFTKIMGLSARCAGVMDISGTNLHNLRRKVAESIDVPVDRLERIVVPIEKVYAIADHTRCLAYMLGDCIVPSNVREGYLARLVLRRTLRMMNDLSMDEDLGDLVEAQMQAVGIANFGQDAGVVREIVENEKVRYASTLERGTRIVQKIARNYKAKSASVPLDEVITLYDSHGIPPEMIKDVAAAEGAVVEIPDNFYSLIADVHSEAQKEAEGQDPLAPYRERAKTLPPTKKLYYELPCEIEFEAMVLDYFDGMAVLDQTLFYPEGGGQPSDTGTLVAANHMVRVEEATKIGEVILHRVTGGPLRRGDRVKGMVDEERRLSMMRHHTATHVLLHASKVVLGAHVHQAGAQKGSEASRLDIRHYKHITTDELKRIEVEANRLVMADSQVCIKIEERTKAEQKYGFGLYQGGVPPGRDIRTVQVGSDVQACAGTHVRSTGEIGPVKILGLEHIQDGVERLVFAAGVAAVRAMQGMEDLLRTSAEVVSVQPDNLPAAVTRFFGEWKDQKKEIERLQKKVVELEMQNLDGEVVDGIRVVVRQVDAAQKELVALATTIANEGGVALLASGDGNVKVVATSGNPAVNAAEIVSEVCGVLGGKGGGKQGLAQGAGADASRLGQALEHGRSKILEALHG
- a CDS encoding VOC family protein yields the protein MKFVCPLIVVREIGVSRAFYETVLGQKVLYDLGENVFFEGGFAIHLRSHFSGLIGVDESEIVEGPKNAELYFEEDDLDAFLERPESVDLDYVHELREQPWEQRVVRFYDPDQHIVEVGEPMESVAKRLLASGLSVEEVAGRTLMPVEFVGELAPVHKSNR
- a CDS encoding nuclear transport factor 2 family protein, which gives rise to MRVSEQTQNQIMEMLRRLTEATGKKDVDAILAFTDPEFRGLGTGIDEKVIGKEEYRRHLERDFAQAEEVALELSGIHIGAEGTIAWVMADMTYRFVVDGVPRTMDGRMTAVLRGTGHAWIFAQLHYSFPAAGEEAGQSYPTA
- a CDS encoding META domain-containing protein, whose protein sequence is MGGGGHNILSKVAFLIIVAACLVSVGYSGGTETPPDSVGRVAEPLAGTAWDLVAFRADNGSVATPLSGAEPLIIFGDSGTLSGSAGCNLYSATYRINGSGIKVEPVAVTAAYPAKAQALMQQESRYHELLVAAASYRVEGDRLIFYGPSGRELLIFARSGEPASVPLLGTEWQLARYSTTGSTVASPVPGTGVNLTFDPDGTLSGSAGCNAYSAPYLVNETGIAVERIVATKASATEPAGIMEQEAAYLALLRTAAGYRIVGDTLAVIDGNGRAILFFKAEG